In Cottoperca gobio chromosome 1, fCotGob3.1, whole genome shotgun sequence, a genomic segment contains:
- the fam193a gene encoding protein FAM193A isoform X1 encodes MSPTDAKRGAKRRKNKRGGGSSCSAVCNTSGGKAGVASALGCAGTATPSSVVSFLTPGSTGNGNIGSITGINGEVKVNNSVTPQFTEGPVNADFSGVLQTPFTFGLNQRAPYTAGDRCLLCRCERKDSAVPSEAGILGQNGTSQPKTPSALQLPLWVCSDCRRTVEKEDRHTALEQSLGSQDFLLHMPVGNGNLGQEAATGDRLTTAVPTLPMLPAPDLATPMPADTVCSCEACNERREISAESERESQQLQNHWSEVRYLVRCIYRQTGTPLADDHDQPLERDKEGMKELVDRLCEKDPYQLYQRLEQQAREYVLEMKVRLLKHLSTGPKTTGPAGTVAAALGPPQAYQFISLLLEEYNALCQAARTISRFLLTLENEHLQKFQVTWELHNKHLFENLVFSEPILHSSLPALVAQLKHGTASHDSYNEDMYRTLLESYHQLQQEMASVANEWQECEKRIDDYVDEQLLFKVEGQSLTNQRTEPHKSLISKNTLKTKQRMLKEDWEFFKQRRFIEEQLPNSKKSPTGENNFTDTMRMLSSRLSIPDCPNCNYRRRCTCDDCSLSHILTCGIMDSPIAEDLHIKLPLQGELPRDYLAEVHPPSLSSGSSASGSNSSSPITIQQHPRLILPEGDTNTFISDDDEVPPLSSKFGDIYPMSGYEDNSVVTAAVNGLHDDINGECENVELKAGSPRMTSSSSSSEGDEEEVDGEVGGEPRGQQEELSSGQTNSPPPSYNHQQVEQVQHACECHVCNQDPSSSTLGPATCLPPSRLHAAPPPSVGHQFFTDSKTPPAHPALHLYPHIHGHLPLHNFSRPLLHPTLYPPSPPLTHNKPLPPNPTSNHSAAKQPAFSPSLPEHVYQNCFGGAGGAGDWNSSLQCLSLKFENLWDAAVMKSWNPSVLLPESLPGDMLGPPLADVPLPPTSSLGPQGEHPSLPTPLPPSCSASSSLSSSSSSSSSSSCSSSEAKQQKKSGAKKKCLYNFQDAFMETNRVVMATSASTSSVSCTATTVQSSNNPPIHLASKRPNSLDDVFHNLGKEDHRQPAPAPPRSCPAGLTSLPPLSGPTLPPAPTTHLPTMGSQPFPKMAAPAPDFMEAHQGLCLPPAEPPASSADGPVSAPPSVCSDPDCEGHRCEGNGAYEHQPYDGEESQDEDSCSEHSSSTSTSTNQKEGKYCDCCYCEFFGHGGPPAAPTSRNYAEMREKLRLRLTKRKEEQPKREEQQPVIERDGGVEDHRRVEDLLQFINSADNKPASSSKAAKRARHKQKKMEEKARLETEAREREEQQMLEEQQRRQRQEEEEAALQKELQRLQELQQHRAAKKKKKEKAKENTAPPQNNPQPLKQTAQNVLDNLQNGKSQSLLQTLIRLPDQKEPRFEPVPRPKTQHSPKHSSERGFSTETNIPNCQAILHIGAPTSHLEVNSKVKARQSAKVATCEAAVKKAPEPPKCSDVAAKLANGTTTTDTKATRIRPAEALAPLPTTEPRREDSCNIRSASGKRQQQLQQQPPTQIKEDRRSPPVSNPSPSPPPASDQTHQNGKPPSAESPQPKGKTKKNKKKKGDKMNTSIDDVFLPKDIDLDTTEMDETEREVEYFKRFCLDSTRQTRQRLSINWSNFSLKKAAFAAH; translated from the exons ATGAGTCCAACCGATGCTAAACGAGGGGCTAAACGCAGGAAGAACAAGCGGGGCGGTGGCAGTAGTTGCAGTGCTGTCTGCAATACCAGCGGTGGCAAGGCCGGGGTTGCCTCGGCCCTTGGCTGTGCGGGAACAGCAACACCTTCCTCTGTCGTCAGCTTTTTAACACCTGGCAGCACAGGCAATGGGAATATTGGGTCCATCACGGGCATAAACGGAGAG GTCAAAGTAAACAACAGTGTTACACCACAGTTTACGGAAGGACCAGTGAATGCTGACTTCTCCGGGGTCCTTCAG ACTCCATTCACGTTCGGCTTGAACCAGAGGGCTCCGTACACGGCCGGCGATCGCTGCCTCTTATGCCGATGTGAGCGCAAAGACAGCGCCGTGCCTTCAGAGGCGGGGATCTTGGGCCAGAACGGTACATCACAGCCCAAGACACCCAGTGCCCTCCAGCTGCCTCTGTGGGTGTGCTCTGACTGCAGGCGCACAGTGGAAAAGGAGGACCGACACACTGCTCTGGAGCAGTCGTTGGGG AGCCAGGACTTCCTTTTGCACATGCCTGTGGGTAACGGAAACCTGGGCCAGGAGGCAGCCACAGGGGACAGACTGACCACTGCTGTGCCTACACTACCCATGCTCCCTGCCCCGGACCTCGCCACACCAATGCCTGCTGATACAGTGTGCAGCTGTGAAGCCTGCAATGAGAGACG GGAGATTTCGGCTGAATCGGAGAGGGAGTCACAGCAGCTACAGAACCACTGGTCGGAGGTTCGCTACCTGGTGCGCTGCATCTACCGTCAGACAGGAACACCGTTGGCAGATGACCATGACCAGCCcctagagagagacaaggagggCATGAAGGAGCTGGTCGATAG ACTCTGTGAGAAGGACCCCTACCAGCTGTATCAACGGTTGGAGCAGCAGGCGCGTGAATACGTCTTGGAAATGAAGGTGCGGCTACTGAAGCATCTCTCTACAGGACCCAAGACTACAGGACCGGCAGGGACCGTGGCTGCAGCCCTGGGTCCTCCTCAGGCCTACCAGTTCATCtccctgctgctggaggagtACAACGCCCTCTGTCAAGCTGCACGCACCATCAGCAGGTTCCTGCTCACCCTG GAAAATGAGCACCTCCAGAAATTCCAGGTGACGTGGGAGCTGCACAACAAGCACCTTTTTGAGAATCTAGTGTTCTCTGAACCGATCTTGCACAGCAGTTTACCTGCACTGGTTGCACAGCTGAA aCATGGCACAGCTTCCCATGATTCATACAATGAAGATATGTACAGGACCTTGTTAGAAAGCTACcatcagctgcagcaggagatggCTTCAGTGGCTAATGAATGGCAGGAGTGTGAGAAGAGGATTGATGACTATGTAGATGAACAG CTGCTTTTTAAGGTGGAGGGTCAGAGTCTTACCAACCAAAGAACGGAGCCTCACAAGTCCTTGATTAGCAAAAAC ACTTTGAAGACGAAGCAGCGAATGCTGAAGGAGGACTGGGAGTTCTTTAAGCAGAGAAGATTTATAGAAGAACAG TTACCGAACAGTAAGAAGTCTCCCACCGGAGAAAACAACTTCACAGACACGATGAGAATGCTCTCGTCTCGTCTTAGTATTCCAGACTGCCCCAACTGCAATTATCGAAGAAG GTGCACGTGTGATGACTGCAGTCTCTCTCACATCCTGACCTGCGGCATCATGGACTCTCCCATCGCTGAGGACCTCCACATCAAGCTGCCCCTACAGGGGGAACTTCCCCGCGACTACCTGGCAGAGGTGCACCCTCCCAGCCTCTCCTCCGGCAGTTCAGCTTCAGGCTCCAACTCCAGTTCTCCCATCACCATCCAGCAGCATCCGAGGCTCATTCTACCTGAGGGGGACACCAACACTTT tattagtgatgatgatgaagtgCCTCCGTTGTCCAGTAAGTTCGGAGACATCTACCCTATGAGTGGTTACGAGGATAACAGCGTTGTGACCGCTGCTGTGAACGGCCTCCATGATGACATCAATGGGGAATGTGAAAATGTGGAACTAAAGGCAGGG TCTCCTCGCatgaccagcagcagcagttcatCAGAGGGCGACGAGGAGGAAGTTGATGGTGAGGTCGGTGGAGAGCCCCGAGGGCAGCAGGAGGAACTTTCCTCAGGACAAACCAACAGTCCTCCACCTTCTTACAACCACCAACAG GTAGAACAGGTCCAGCATGCCTGCGAGTGCCACGTGTGCAACCAGGATCCCAGCTCCTCCACCCTGGGCCCCGCCACATGCCTGCCCCCTAGTCGGCTCCACGCTgcacctcctccctctgtcgGACACCAGTTCTTCACAGACAGCAAGACACCCCCTGCTCACCCTGCCCTCCACCTCTACCCCCACATCCACGGCCACCTGCCCCTACACAACTTCTCCCGGCCCCTACTGCACCCGACACTCTACCCACCCAgtcctcctctcacacacaacaaG CCTCTGCCCCCAAACCCAACATCAAACCACTCAGCGGCCAAACAGCCGGCCTTCAGCCCTTCGTTACCGGAGCACGTTTACCAGAACTGCTTCGGCggtgcaggtggagcaggtgaCTGGAACAGCTCACTGCAGTGCCTCTCACTCAAGTTTGAGAACCTGTGGGACGCTGCTGTGATGAAGAGCTGGAATCCATCTGTGCTGTTGCCCGAGTCCCTGCCAG GCGACATGCTTGGACCACCCCTCGCTGACGTGCCCCTCCCCCCAACGTCATCTCTCGGCCCCCAAGGGGAACACCCCTCACTGCCTACCCCTCTACCCCCTTCCTGCTCCGCTTCCTCGTCTTTGTCATCGTCTTCATCGTCATCCTCGTCGTCATCATGCTCCTCTTCAGAAGccaaacagcagaagaagagtgGCGCCAAGAAGAAGTGTCTCTACAATTTCCAGGATGCCTTCATGGAGACCAACCGAGTAGTGATGGCCACCTCCGCCTCCACGTCCTCAGTGTCCTGCACCGCCACCACTGTCCAGTCAAGTAATAACCCACCCATCCACCTTGCATCTAAAAGACCCAACTCTTTAG ACGATGTATTTCACAATCTAGGTAAAGAGGACCATAGGCAACCCGCTCCAGCCCCCCCTAGAAGCTGTCCTGCAGGACtgacctccctccctccactgtCGGGCCCCACCCTGCCCCCAGCACCAACCACGCACCTTCCCACAATGGGCTCCCAGCCCTTTCCAAAGATGGCCGCTCCAGCCCCAGACTTCATGGAGGCCCACCAGGGTCTGTGCCTCCCGCCCGCCGAGCCTCCAGCCTCCTCAGCGGATGGTCCTGTCAGTGCTCCGCCCAGTGTCTGCAG TGATCCTGACTGTGAAGGCCATCGCTGTGAGGGAAATGGGGCTTACGAGCACCAGCCGTACGATGGGGAGGAGAGTCAGGACGAGGACAGCTGCTCCGAGCAtagctcctccacctccacctccacaaaCCAGAAAGAAGGAAAGTACTGTGACTGCTGCTACTGCGAGTTCTTTGGGCACGGAGGG CCCCCAGCTGCTCCTACCAGTCGAAACTATGCAGAGATGCGGGAGAAGCTGCGCTTGCGTCTGACGAAACGTAAGGAGGAGCAGCCGAAACGTGAGGAGCAGCAACCAGTGATAGAACGAGATGGCGGGGTGGAGGACCACAGGCGGGTGGAGGACCTATTGCAGTTCATCAATAGTGCCGACAATAAACCTGCCTCCAGTTCTAAGGCAGCCAAACGGGCCAGGCATAAACAAAAGAAG ATGGAGGAGAAGGCTCGTCTGGAGACAGAGGCCCGTGAAAGGGAAGAGCAGCAGATGTTGGAAGAGCAGCAACGGCGACAGcggcaggaagaggaagaggcagcgCTTCAAAAGGAACTGCAGCGGCTGCAAGAGCTGCAGCAACATCGTGCTgccaagaagaaaaagaaagagaaagcaaaggAAAACACCGCTCCCCCACAAAACAACCCACAGCCCCTCAAACAGACAGCTCAGAACGTCCTTGATAACCTACAGAACGGAAAGTCACAGTCACTGCTCCAAACCCTCATCCGCCTCCCTGACCAGAAGGAACCCAGATTTGAACCCGTACCCCGGCCCAAAACACAGCACAGCCCTAAACACTCGAGTGAGAGGGGGTTTTCTACTGAGACCAACATCCCCAACTGTCAAGCCATCCTCCACATTGGCGCGCCCACATCTCACCTTGAGGTCAACAGCAAAGTGAAGGCCAGGCAGTCTGCTAAAGTGGCCACTTGTGAGGCTGCTGTAAAGAAAGCTCCCGAGCCACCCAAGTGCTCCGATGTGGCAGCAAAGCTAGCTAATGGCACCACTACAACAGACACCAAAGCAACGCGAATCAGGCCTGCTGAGGCTCTGGCTCCTCTCCCAACCACTGAACCAAGGAGGGAGGACAGTTGTAATATCAGAAGCGCCAGTGGGAAaaggcagcagcagctacaacaaCAACCGCCGACCCAAATAAAGGAAGACAGGAGAAGTCCACCTGTGTCAAACCCTTCCCCGTCCCCTCCTCCGGCCTCTGATCAGACGCATCAGAATGGCAAACCTCCCAGTGCGGAATCCCCACAGCCCAAAGGCAAGaccaagaagaacaagaagaagaagggggacAAGATGAACACATCAATAG ATGATGTATTCTTGCCCAAAGACATCGACCTGGATACCACTGAAATGGATGAAACGGAGAGGGAGGTGGAATATTTCAAAAG GTTTTGCTTGGATTCTACCCGGCAGACGCGTCAACGGCTTTCCATCAACTGGTCAAACTTTAGTTTGAAGAAAGCGGCGTTTGCTGCACATTGA
- the fam193a gene encoding protein FAM193A isoform X2: MSPTDAKRGAKRRKNKRGGGSSCSAVCNTSGGKAGVASALGCAGTATPSSVVSFLTPGSTGNGNIGSITGINGEVKVNNSVTPQFTEGPVNADFSGVLQTPFTFGLNQRAPYTAGDRCLLCRCERKDSAVPSEAGILGQNGTSQPKTPSALQLPLWVCSDCRRTVEKEDRHTALEQSLGSQDFLLHMPVGNGNLGQEAATGDRLTTAVPTLPMLPAPDLATPMPADTVCSCEACNERREISAESERESQQLQNHWSEVRYLVRCIYRQTGTPLADDHDQPLERDKEGMKELVDRLCEKDPYQLYQRLEQQAREYVLEMKVRLLKHLSTGPKTTGPAGTVAAALGPPQAYQFISLLLEEYNALCQAARTISRFLLTLENEHLQKFQVTWELHNKHLFENLVFSEPILHSSLPALVAQLKHGTASHDSYNEDMYRTLLESYHQLQQEMASVANEWQECEKRIDDYVDEQLLFKVEGQSLTNQRTEPHKSLISKNTLKTKQRMLKEDWEFFKQRRFIEEQLPNSKKSPTGENNFTDTMRMLSSRLSIPDCPNCNYRRRCTCDDCSLSHILTCGIMDSPIAEDLHIKLPLQGELPRDYLAEVHPPSLSSGSSASGSNSSSPITIQQHPRLILPEGDTNTFISDDDEVPPLSSKFGDIYPMSGYEDNSVVTAAVNGLHDDINGECENVELKAGSPRMTSSSSSSEGDEEEVDGEVGGEPRGQQEELSSGQTNSPPPSYNHQQVEQVQHACECHVCNQDPSSSTLGPATCLPPSRLHAAPPPSVGHQFFTDSKTPPAHPALHLYPHIHGHLPLHNFSRPLLHPTLYPPSPPLTHNKPLPPNPTSNHSAAKQPAFSPSLPEHVYQNCFGGAGGAGDWNSSLQCLSLKFENLWDAAVMKSWNPSVLLPESLPGDMLGPPLADVPLPPTSSLGPQGEHPSLPTPLPPSCSASSSLSSSSSSSSSSSCSSSEAKQQKKSGAKKKCLYNFQDAFMETNRVVMATSASTSSVSCTATTVQSNDVFHNLGKEDHRQPAPAPPRSCPAGLTSLPPLSGPTLPPAPTTHLPTMGSQPFPKMAAPAPDFMEAHQGLCLPPAEPPASSADGPVSAPPSVCSDPDCEGHRCEGNGAYEHQPYDGEESQDEDSCSEHSSSTSTSTNQKEGKYCDCCYCEFFGHGGPPAAPTSRNYAEMREKLRLRLTKRKEEQPKREEQQPVIERDGGVEDHRRVEDLLQFINSADNKPASSSKAAKRARHKQKKMEEKARLETEAREREEQQMLEEQQRRQRQEEEEAALQKELQRLQELQQHRAAKKKKKEKAKENTAPPQNNPQPLKQTAQNVLDNLQNGKSQSLLQTLIRLPDQKEPRFEPVPRPKTQHSPKHSSERGFSTETNIPNCQAILHIGAPTSHLEVNSKVKARQSAKVATCEAAVKKAPEPPKCSDVAAKLANGTTTTDTKATRIRPAEALAPLPTTEPRREDSCNIRSASGKRQQQLQQQPPTQIKEDRRSPPVSNPSPSPPPASDQTHQNGKPPSAESPQPKGKTKKNKKKKGDKMNTSIDDVFLPKDIDLDTTEMDETEREVEYFKRFCLDSTRQTRQRLSINWSNFSLKKAAFAAH; encoded by the exons ATGAGTCCAACCGATGCTAAACGAGGGGCTAAACGCAGGAAGAACAAGCGGGGCGGTGGCAGTAGTTGCAGTGCTGTCTGCAATACCAGCGGTGGCAAGGCCGGGGTTGCCTCGGCCCTTGGCTGTGCGGGAACAGCAACACCTTCCTCTGTCGTCAGCTTTTTAACACCTGGCAGCACAGGCAATGGGAATATTGGGTCCATCACGGGCATAAACGGAGAG GTCAAAGTAAACAACAGTGTTACACCACAGTTTACGGAAGGACCAGTGAATGCTGACTTCTCCGGGGTCCTTCAG ACTCCATTCACGTTCGGCTTGAACCAGAGGGCTCCGTACACGGCCGGCGATCGCTGCCTCTTATGCCGATGTGAGCGCAAAGACAGCGCCGTGCCTTCAGAGGCGGGGATCTTGGGCCAGAACGGTACATCACAGCCCAAGACACCCAGTGCCCTCCAGCTGCCTCTGTGGGTGTGCTCTGACTGCAGGCGCACAGTGGAAAAGGAGGACCGACACACTGCTCTGGAGCAGTCGTTGGGG AGCCAGGACTTCCTTTTGCACATGCCTGTGGGTAACGGAAACCTGGGCCAGGAGGCAGCCACAGGGGACAGACTGACCACTGCTGTGCCTACACTACCCATGCTCCCTGCCCCGGACCTCGCCACACCAATGCCTGCTGATACAGTGTGCAGCTGTGAAGCCTGCAATGAGAGACG GGAGATTTCGGCTGAATCGGAGAGGGAGTCACAGCAGCTACAGAACCACTGGTCGGAGGTTCGCTACCTGGTGCGCTGCATCTACCGTCAGACAGGAACACCGTTGGCAGATGACCATGACCAGCCcctagagagagacaaggagggCATGAAGGAGCTGGTCGATAG ACTCTGTGAGAAGGACCCCTACCAGCTGTATCAACGGTTGGAGCAGCAGGCGCGTGAATACGTCTTGGAAATGAAGGTGCGGCTACTGAAGCATCTCTCTACAGGACCCAAGACTACAGGACCGGCAGGGACCGTGGCTGCAGCCCTGGGTCCTCCTCAGGCCTACCAGTTCATCtccctgctgctggaggagtACAACGCCCTCTGTCAAGCTGCACGCACCATCAGCAGGTTCCTGCTCACCCTG GAAAATGAGCACCTCCAGAAATTCCAGGTGACGTGGGAGCTGCACAACAAGCACCTTTTTGAGAATCTAGTGTTCTCTGAACCGATCTTGCACAGCAGTTTACCTGCACTGGTTGCACAGCTGAA aCATGGCACAGCTTCCCATGATTCATACAATGAAGATATGTACAGGACCTTGTTAGAAAGCTACcatcagctgcagcaggagatggCTTCAGTGGCTAATGAATGGCAGGAGTGTGAGAAGAGGATTGATGACTATGTAGATGAACAG CTGCTTTTTAAGGTGGAGGGTCAGAGTCTTACCAACCAAAGAACGGAGCCTCACAAGTCCTTGATTAGCAAAAAC ACTTTGAAGACGAAGCAGCGAATGCTGAAGGAGGACTGGGAGTTCTTTAAGCAGAGAAGATTTATAGAAGAACAG TTACCGAACAGTAAGAAGTCTCCCACCGGAGAAAACAACTTCACAGACACGATGAGAATGCTCTCGTCTCGTCTTAGTATTCCAGACTGCCCCAACTGCAATTATCGAAGAAG GTGCACGTGTGATGACTGCAGTCTCTCTCACATCCTGACCTGCGGCATCATGGACTCTCCCATCGCTGAGGACCTCCACATCAAGCTGCCCCTACAGGGGGAACTTCCCCGCGACTACCTGGCAGAGGTGCACCCTCCCAGCCTCTCCTCCGGCAGTTCAGCTTCAGGCTCCAACTCCAGTTCTCCCATCACCATCCAGCAGCATCCGAGGCTCATTCTACCTGAGGGGGACACCAACACTTT tattagtgatgatgatgaagtgCCTCCGTTGTCCAGTAAGTTCGGAGACATCTACCCTATGAGTGGTTACGAGGATAACAGCGTTGTGACCGCTGCTGTGAACGGCCTCCATGATGACATCAATGGGGAATGTGAAAATGTGGAACTAAAGGCAGGG TCTCCTCGCatgaccagcagcagcagttcatCAGAGGGCGACGAGGAGGAAGTTGATGGTGAGGTCGGTGGAGAGCCCCGAGGGCAGCAGGAGGAACTTTCCTCAGGACAAACCAACAGTCCTCCACCTTCTTACAACCACCAACAG GTAGAACAGGTCCAGCATGCCTGCGAGTGCCACGTGTGCAACCAGGATCCCAGCTCCTCCACCCTGGGCCCCGCCACATGCCTGCCCCCTAGTCGGCTCCACGCTgcacctcctccctctgtcgGACACCAGTTCTTCACAGACAGCAAGACACCCCCTGCTCACCCTGCCCTCCACCTCTACCCCCACATCCACGGCCACCTGCCCCTACACAACTTCTCCCGGCCCCTACTGCACCCGACACTCTACCCACCCAgtcctcctctcacacacaacaaG CCTCTGCCCCCAAACCCAACATCAAACCACTCAGCGGCCAAACAGCCGGCCTTCAGCCCTTCGTTACCGGAGCACGTTTACCAGAACTGCTTCGGCggtgcaggtggagcaggtgaCTGGAACAGCTCACTGCAGTGCCTCTCACTCAAGTTTGAGAACCTGTGGGACGCTGCTGTGATGAAGAGCTGGAATCCATCTGTGCTGTTGCCCGAGTCCCTGCCAG GCGACATGCTTGGACCACCCCTCGCTGACGTGCCCCTCCCCCCAACGTCATCTCTCGGCCCCCAAGGGGAACACCCCTCACTGCCTACCCCTCTACCCCCTTCCTGCTCCGCTTCCTCGTCTTTGTCATCGTCTTCATCGTCATCCTCGTCGTCATCATGCTCCTCTTCAGAAGccaaacagcagaagaagagtgGCGCCAAGAAGAAGTGTCTCTACAATTTCCAGGATGCCTTCATGGAGACCAACCGAGTAGTGATGGCCACCTCCGCCTCCACGTCCTCAGTGTCCTGCACCGCCACCACTGTCCAGTCAA ACGATGTATTTCACAATCTAGGTAAAGAGGACCATAGGCAACCCGCTCCAGCCCCCCCTAGAAGCTGTCCTGCAGGACtgacctccctccctccactgtCGGGCCCCACCCTGCCCCCAGCACCAACCACGCACCTTCCCACAATGGGCTCCCAGCCCTTTCCAAAGATGGCCGCTCCAGCCCCAGACTTCATGGAGGCCCACCAGGGTCTGTGCCTCCCGCCCGCCGAGCCTCCAGCCTCCTCAGCGGATGGTCCTGTCAGTGCTCCGCCCAGTGTCTGCAG TGATCCTGACTGTGAAGGCCATCGCTGTGAGGGAAATGGGGCTTACGAGCACCAGCCGTACGATGGGGAGGAGAGTCAGGACGAGGACAGCTGCTCCGAGCAtagctcctccacctccacctccacaaaCCAGAAAGAAGGAAAGTACTGTGACTGCTGCTACTGCGAGTTCTTTGGGCACGGAGGG CCCCCAGCTGCTCCTACCAGTCGAAACTATGCAGAGATGCGGGAGAAGCTGCGCTTGCGTCTGACGAAACGTAAGGAGGAGCAGCCGAAACGTGAGGAGCAGCAACCAGTGATAGAACGAGATGGCGGGGTGGAGGACCACAGGCGGGTGGAGGACCTATTGCAGTTCATCAATAGTGCCGACAATAAACCTGCCTCCAGTTCTAAGGCAGCCAAACGGGCCAGGCATAAACAAAAGAAG ATGGAGGAGAAGGCTCGTCTGGAGACAGAGGCCCGTGAAAGGGAAGAGCAGCAGATGTTGGAAGAGCAGCAACGGCGACAGcggcaggaagaggaagaggcagcgCTTCAAAAGGAACTGCAGCGGCTGCAAGAGCTGCAGCAACATCGTGCTgccaagaagaaaaagaaagagaaagcaaaggAAAACACCGCTCCCCCACAAAACAACCCACAGCCCCTCAAACAGACAGCTCAGAACGTCCTTGATAACCTACAGAACGGAAAGTCACAGTCACTGCTCCAAACCCTCATCCGCCTCCCTGACCAGAAGGAACCCAGATTTGAACCCGTACCCCGGCCCAAAACACAGCACAGCCCTAAACACTCGAGTGAGAGGGGGTTTTCTACTGAGACCAACATCCCCAACTGTCAAGCCATCCTCCACATTGGCGCGCCCACATCTCACCTTGAGGTCAACAGCAAAGTGAAGGCCAGGCAGTCTGCTAAAGTGGCCACTTGTGAGGCTGCTGTAAAGAAAGCTCCCGAGCCACCCAAGTGCTCCGATGTGGCAGCAAAGCTAGCTAATGGCACCACTACAACAGACACCAAAGCAACGCGAATCAGGCCTGCTGAGGCTCTGGCTCCTCTCCCAACCACTGAACCAAGGAGGGAGGACAGTTGTAATATCAGAAGCGCCAGTGGGAAaaggcagcagcagctacaacaaCAACCGCCGACCCAAATAAAGGAAGACAGGAGAAGTCCACCTGTGTCAAACCCTTCCCCGTCCCCTCCTCCGGCCTCTGATCAGACGCATCAGAATGGCAAACCTCCCAGTGCGGAATCCCCACAGCCCAAAGGCAAGaccaagaagaacaagaagaagaagggggacAAGATGAACACATCAATAG ATGATGTATTCTTGCCCAAAGACATCGACCTGGATACCACTGAAATGGATGAAACGGAGAGGGAGGTGGAATATTTCAAAAG GTTTTGCTTGGATTCTACCCGGCAGACGCGTCAACGGCTTTCCATCAACTGGTCAAACTTTAGTTTGAAGAAAGCGGCGTTTGCTGCACATTGA